The following proteins are co-located in the Desulfobacterales bacterium genome:
- the gltA gene encoding NADPH-dependent glutamate synthase, with product MAEKAAKKEKTPRQPMPEQAPEVRRRNFDEVPTGYSAETAMTEAQRCLHCKKPACVSGCPVEIDIPSFVGLVSEGKFSEAIRKIWEKNSLPAICGRVCPQEIQCEGECVLGKKGEPLAIGNLERFVADYERAHGSGEALQTMEPTGKKVAVVGSGPSGLTVASDLLLKGHEVTLFEAFHKTGGVLVYGIPEFRLPKDIVASEINFLEKLGLKIECDEVVGKTVTLDELFEEGYDAVYIGVGAGLPKFLNIPGENLVGIYSANEYLTRANLMKGYRFPEYDTPLAKGKNVVVLGAGNVAMDSARTAMRLGADKVRIVYRRSRDEMPARAAEIHHAEEEGIEMYLLTNPTKFIGDENGRVTSMECIQMELGEPDESGRRRPVPIEGSEFILDCDLAVVAVGAGANPVLTQSDPEIALTKRGYIIADEETGKTTKPGVWAGGDIVTGQATVILAMGAGRAAADSIHKYLTWGW from the coding sequence ATGGCTGAAAAAGCAGCAAAAAAAGAGAAAACCCCCCGCCAGCCGATGCCTGAGCAGGCACCGGAGGTCAGGCGGAGAAATTTTGATGAAGTGCCGACGGGTTATTCAGCGGAAACGGCAATGACCGAAGCCCAGCGATGCCTGCACTGCAAAAAGCCGGCCTGTGTATCCGGCTGTCCCGTTGAGATCGATATCCCCAGCTTTGTCGGCTTGGTTTCAGAGGGGAAATTCAGTGAAGCCATACGTAAAATCTGGGAGAAAAACAGCCTGCCGGCAATATGCGGCCGGGTATGCCCCCAGGAGATCCAATGCGAGGGTGAATGCGTATTGGGGAAAAAGGGCGAGCCTTTGGCGATCGGCAATCTGGAGCGGTTTGTGGCCGATTATGAACGGGCGCACGGCAGCGGGGAAGCCCTGCAGACCATGGAGCCTACCGGAAAGAAGGTGGCGGTTGTCGGGTCCGGGCCTTCCGGTTTAACGGTTGCCAGCGATCTTTTGTTAAAGGGGCATGAAGTTACCCTTTTTGAAGCATTCCACAAAACCGGCGGGGTTTTGGTGTACGGGATTCCCGAATTCCGGCTGCCGAAAGATATCGTGGCCTCAGAAATCAATTTTTTGGAAAAACTGGGGCTTAAAATCGAATGCGACGAGGTGGTGGGAAAAACCGTGACCCTGGATGAGCTTTTTGAAGAAGGCTATGACGCCGTATACATCGGCGTGGGCGCCGGTCTCCCCAAGTTTCTGAACATCCCCGGGGAAAACCTGGTGGGGATTTATTCCGCCAATGAATACCTGACCCGGGCCAACCTGATGAAGGGCTACCGCTTCCCCGAGTATGACACCCCGCTTGCCAAGGGGAAAAACGTGGTGGTGCTGGGGGCCGGCAACGTGGCCATGGATTCGGCGAGGACCGCCATGCGGCTGGGCGCGGATAAGGTTCGGATCGTCTACCGCCGCTCAAGGGATGAGATGCCCGCCCGGGCCGCGGAGATCCATCATGCCGAGGAAGAGGGCATTGAAATGTATCTCTTGACCAATCCCACGAAGTTTATCGGGGATGAAAACGGCCGGGTCACCAGCATGGAATGCATACAGATGGAGCTTGGCGAACCGGATGAGTCGGGCCGCCGCCGGCCGGTGCCGATCGAAGGCTCTGAATTTATTCTGGATTGTGATCTGGCGGTGGTGGCCGTGGGGGCCGGTGCCAATCCGGTGCTGACCCAGTCAGACCCGGAGATTGCGCTAACCAAGCGCGGCTATATTATTGCGGATGAGGAAACCGGAAAAACCACCAAACCGGGCGTATGGGCCGGCGGGGATATCGTGACCGGCCAGGCCACCGTGATTCTGGCCATGGGCGCGGGCCGCGCGGCCGCGGATTCCATTCACAAGTATTTGACCTGGGGCTGGTAG
- a CDS encoding response regulator transcription factor — MDTIKILLADHHLMVREGLKALLDRESQFEVVGEAANSQEALERVKSDKPDIVLLDLTLPILTRFDTIQLIKEASAQTSVIVVSNSIKQSHVRQALHGGARGYILKTSDFQELGEAIQAIHQGGYYLSPEIKTDIIDHFIKQTDEGPVHDKYNLLTRREKEVFRMLIAGNTTDEIAQLLYISPKTVAKHRSNLMEKLEIFNIASLVRYAMKIGVLDEEGLGSKV; from the coding sequence ATGGACACCATCAAAATTTTGCTCGCTGATCATCATCTAATGGTAAGAGAGGGGTTGAAGGCGCTGCTGGATCGGGAAAGTCAGTTTGAAGTCGTCGGGGAAGCCGCCAACAGTCAGGAAGCATTGGAGCGCGTTAAATCCGATAAACCGGATATCGTGCTGCTGGATTTAACCCTGCCGATCCTGACGCGATTTGATACCATTCAGCTCATCAAAGAGGCCTCGGCGCAAACCAGCGTAATCGTGGTGAGCAACAGCATCAAGCAGTCCCATGTGCGACAGGCGCTTCATGGCGGTGCCCGGGGCTACATCCTCAAAACATCTGATTTTCAAGAACTCGGTGAGGCGATTCAGGCAATTCATCAGGGCGGCTACTATTTGAGCCCGGAAATCAAAACCGATATTATCGATCATTTCATTAAACAAACCGATGAAGGCCCGGTCCACGACAAATACAACCTCCTTACCCGGCGCGAAAAGGAAGTGTTCCGGATGCTGATTGCCGGCAATACCACAGATGAGATCGCCCAACTGCTTTATATCAGCCCGAAAACCGTTGCCAAGCACCGATCCAACCTCATGGAGAAACTGGAAATTTTTAACATCGCCAGCCTGGTCCGCTACGCCATGAAAATCGGCGTGCTGGACGAGGAGGGTTTAGGGTCTAAGGTCTAA
- the miaA gene encoding tRNA (adenosine(37)-N6)-dimethylallyltransferase MiaA, with translation MPESAKPKIVVLAGPTGIGKTSLSLEIAERFNGAIVGADSMQVFRHMDIGSAKPEHSEQQQAPHYMIDVADPDEPFDAAAYARMARAGIDQILDQGRLPVVVGGTGFYIKALLHGLFPAKPADAAVRDRLHKEAAEKGIHWLYDRLRQADPAAAERIHPNDTYRVIRALEVCELTGRPMSAYQAAHGFSEQPFAPLKFCLYMEREALYERINRRVAAMVAAGLLEEVKSLLERGYSGDLKPMQSLGYRHMLSYLYGQMDWAAAVDQLKKDTRRYAKRQLTWFRKDPEMIWKTPDEKSSIFEWIAQFIHSNIG, from the coding sequence GTGCCTGAATCAGCCAAACCGAAAATTGTTGTCCTGGCCGGGCCCACGGGCATCGGCAAAACCTCGCTGTCGCTTGAGATTGCCGAGCGGTTTAACGGCGCCATTGTGGGCGCCGATTCCATGCAGGTTTTCCGGCATATGGATATCGGCAGCGCCAAACCGGAACATAGCGAGCAGCAGCAGGCGCCCCATTATATGATCGATGTGGCAGATCCGGATGAACCGTTTGATGCGGCCGCCTATGCCCGGATGGCCCGCGCCGGCATCGACCAGATCCTTGATCAGGGCCGTCTCCCCGTGGTGGTGGGCGGTACGGGGTTTTATATCAAAGCCTTGCTCCATGGCCTGTTTCCGGCAAAACCCGCGGATGCCGCGGTACGGGACCGGCTGCATAAAGAAGCGGCCGAAAAAGGCATCCACTGGCTCTATGATCGCCTCAGGCAGGCCGATCCCGCGGCAGCGGAGCGGATCCATCCCAATGACACCTATCGGGTCATCCGGGCACTGGAAGTCTGTGAACTCACCGGCCGTCCCATGTCCGCCTATCAGGCGGCTCACGGGTTTTCCGAGCAGCCCTTTGCCCCCCTTAAATTCTGCCTGTATATGGAGCGGGAGGCGCTTTATGAGCGGATCAACCGCCGGGTGGCGGCCATGGTGGCCGCCGGGTTGTTGGAAGAGGTAAAGTCGCTTTTGGAACGCGGCTATTCAGGGGATTTAAAACCCATGCAGTCTTTGGGATACCGTCATATGCTAAGCTATCTTTACGGTCAGATGGACTGGGCGGCGGCCGTGGATCAGCTTAAAAAAGATACCCGCCGCTACGCCAAGCGGCAGCTCACATGGTTCCGCAAGGACCCGGAGATGATATGGAAGACGCCGGATGAAAAATCATCGATTTTTGAATGGATTGCTCAATTTATTCATTCAAATATCGGGTAA
- the htpX gene encoding zinc metalloprotease HtpX, producing MGSRIRTLTLMTVLTVLIMWVGQMIGGTGGMIIALLFAGGINFFSYYYSDKMVLKMYRAQPVTRQDAPDLYGLVENLAAKADLPMPTLYIIPQQSPNAFATGRNPQNAVVAVTEGLLRYMNRDELAGVIAHELGHVKNRDMLIQTIAATMAGAVMMLATFARWSAIFGGMGGGDNEEGGGIIGLLAMSIIAPLAAMLIQMAISRSREYLADSTSAQITGNSEGLARALDKLGAYSKKIPMQAEPATAHMFISNPLSGQSLMHLFSTHPPIEKRIARLTGGGSGGSNASAGPEEKTMSDTARNFWNRLS from the coding sequence ATGGGTAGCCGAATTCGAACATTAACGCTGATGACGGTGCTTACCGTCCTTATCATGTGGGTTGGCCAAATGATCGGCGGCACCGGGGGGATGATTATCGCCCTGCTGTTTGCCGGCGGCATTAATTTCTTTTCCTACTACTATTCGGACAAGATGGTCCTTAAAATGTACCGGGCCCAGCCGGTTACCCGGCAGGATGCCCCGGATCTCTATGGCCTTGTGGAAAACCTGGCCGCTAAGGCCGATCTCCCCATGCCCACGCTCTATATTATCCCGCAGCAGTCGCCGAACGCGTTTGCCACCGGACGGAACCCCCAAAATGCAGTGGTTGCGGTCACGGAGGGACTGCTTCGGTATATGAACCGGGATGAACTGGCCGGGGTTATCGCCCATGAACTGGGCCACGTTAAAAACCGGGACATGCTGATTCAAACCATTGCCGCGACTATGGCGGGGGCGGTGATGATGCTTGCCACCTTTGCCCGTTGGTCGGCCATATTCGGGGGCATGGGCGGCGGAGACAACGAAGAAGGGGGCGGCATTATCGGGCTCTTGGCGATGTCCATTATTGCCCCGCTGGCGGCCATGCTGATTCAGATGGCCATTTCGCGATCCCGCGAATATTTAGCAGACAGCACGTCCGCCCAGATCACCGGCAACTCCGAAGGGCTGGCGCGGGCGCTGGATAAACTGGGGGCCTATTCCAAAAAGATACCCATGCAGGCAGAACCGGCTACGGCGCACATGTTTATCAGCAACCCGCTTTCCGGCCAAAGCCTGATGCATCTGTTTTCCACTCATCCGCCCATTGAAAAACGGATTGCGCGTCTTACCGGCGGCGGATCCGGCGGCAGTAATGCTTCAGCCGGACCGGAGGAAAAAACCATGAGCGATACGGCCAGAAACTTCTGGAACCGGCTGTCATGA
- a CDS encoding sulfide/dihydroorotate dehydrogenase-like FAD/NAD-binding protein: MFKIVDRKEMADGTIIMNEIEAPRIAAKARPGQFVILKANETGERIPLTISDLDTEKGTIEVIYMVIGKSTALFKELGVGDGYQDVIGPLGKPTDIEKLGHVVCVGGGTGVAVLFPITRGFKNAGNKVTSIIGARTKDLLILEDKMKAASDELRVCTDDGSYGTKGFVTEALKDVLENTKVDLVVAIGPVPMMKFVSKLTQEYNVKTLVSLNPIMIDGTGMCGCCRVSVGDETKFACVDGPEFDGHQVDFDGLMQRLRAYEEEEKKAYDEYCAAVGQ; this comes from the coding sequence ATGTTTAAAATCGTAGATCGCAAGGAAATGGCCGACGGCACCATTATTATGAATGAGATCGAAGCGCCGCGGATTGCGGCCAAAGCCAGGCCCGGCCAGTTTGTTATCCTCAAGGCCAATGAGACCGGAGAGCGGATTCCGTTGACCATCTCGGATTTGGATACGGAAAAAGGCACCATTGAAGTTATCTACATGGTAATCGGCAAGTCCACCGCACTTTTTAAGGAACTGGGCGTGGGCGACGGCTATCAGGATGTCATCGGTCCGCTCGGCAAACCCACAGATATTGAGAAGCTGGGGCATGTGGTCTGCGTGGGCGGCGGCACCGGTGTTGCGGTGCTGTTTCCCATCACCCGGGGCTTTAAAAACGCCGGCAATAAAGTGACCAGCATTATCGGCGCCCGGACCAAGGATTTGCTGATCCTGGAGGACAAAATGAAGGCGGCTTCTGATGAGCTGCGCGTTTGCACGGATGATGGCTCCTACGGCACCAAAGGCTTTGTTACGGAAGCGTTAAAGGATGTTTTGGAAAATACAAAGGTGGATCTCGTGGTGGCCATCGGGCCGGTGCCCATGATGAAGTTTGTTTCCAAACTGACCCAGGAGTATAATGTCAAGACCCTGGTGAGTCTTAACCCGATCATGATTGACGGCACCGGCATGTGCGGCTGCTGCCGGGTCTCTGTGGGCGATGAGACCAAGTTCGCCTGTGTGGACGGGCCCGAATTTGACGGCCACCAGGTGGATTTTGACGGTTTGATGCAGCGCCTTCGGGCCTACGAGGAAGAAGAGAAAAAGGCATATGATGAATACTGCGCGGCAGTGGGTCAATAG
- a CDS encoding FAD-dependent oxidoreductase produces the protein MANNLSGSVMVVGGGIAGMQSALDLADSGYYVYLVEKGASIGGVMAQLDKTFPTNDCAMUIISPKLVEVGRHLNIEIVTLAEIEGISGEAGNFEVQLLQQPRYVDLDKCIACGACAEKCPKKVPSEYNAGLDKRKAIYVDYPQAVPLKYRIDPDTCIYLQKGKCGVCEKKCPVDAVNFKDTEKHLNLNVGSVILAPGFEAFDPSGFDNYQYANLPNVVTSMEFERLLSASGPTMGHVVRPSDKEEPKKIAWFQCVGSRDMNKCDNSYCSSVCCMYAIKEAVIAKEHIGDDLDCSIFFMDMRTPGKDFEKFYDGAKNKSGVRFVRSRVHTITPVGDTGDLELRYADENGEIQTETFGMIVLSVGLQTPPQLIELSKKLGVDLTPGNFAKTDTFNPVATSVPGIFACGAFQGPKDIPQSVIDSSAAAAASSELLASARNTQIKEREIPPETDVKGDRPKIGVFVCSCGINIAGVVDVEKVVEYASTLPYVEFTTNNLFSCSQDTQDKMAELIKEKGLNRIVVAACTPKTHEPLFQETLTDAGLNKYLFEMTNIRNQDSWVHKNNPEMATEKAKDLVRMAVAKVARMEPLKETELPINQTAMVVGGGISGMAAAKSLADQGFETHLIEQTDHLGGQAINLYHTAKGELVQEKLKEMVDAINSHDKLKVHLNTSLEKVDGFVGNFESKLSKSGKEAELLEHGVVMLATGAAPYTPEEYSYGTDERILTALELDRKFNDNDPMLDKVNGAVFIQCVGSREPGRMYCSRVCCTHSIENAIALKKRNPEMNVYILYRDIRTYGEKEYLYKQAREEGVIFIRFSLDDKPKVEVKDDGVAVTVTDHILNRPIELNVDLVTLATAIIPYGDTRLANFFKVPMNEDGFFIERHAKLGPAEFSTDGVFLCGMAHYPKPIDESIAQAKAAASRAVTLLSQDKLFSSGTVAEVDPSICAECGVCVSICPYSAPSFTEEGRFAGRAQVNPALCKGCGLCVASCRSGAIHLKGFDTDQIMSQIFEMNAAI, from the coding sequence ATGGCAAACAATTTGAGTGGATCTGTAATGGTTGTCGGCGGCGGGATCGCCGGCATGCAGTCTGCCCTGGATTTAGCGGATTCCGGATACTACGTGTATTTGGTGGAAAAGGGGGCGTCCATCGGCGGCGTTATGGCGCAGCTGGACAAGACCTTTCCCACCAATGACTGCGCCATGTGAATTATTTCACCGAAACTGGTCGAGGTCGGCCGGCACTTAAACATTGAAATCGTAACATTGGCAGAAATTGAGGGTATCTCGGGCGAAGCTGGTAATTTCGAGGTACAGCTGCTTCAGCAGCCGAGATACGTGGACCTGGACAAATGTATCGCCTGCGGCGCGTGCGCTGAAAAGTGTCCCAAAAAGGTCCCCAGCGAATACAACGCCGGGCTTGACAAGCGAAAAGCCATTTATGTGGACTACCCCCAGGCGGTGCCCCTGAAATACCGGATCGATCCGGATACCTGTATTTATCTGCAAAAGGGCAAATGCGGGGTATGTGAAAAGAAATGCCCGGTGGATGCCGTAAATTTCAAGGATACGGAAAAACACCTGAACCTGAACGTGGGCTCGGTGATTCTGGCGCCCGGGTTTGAGGCATTCGACCCCTCGGGGTTTGACAACTACCAGTACGCCAATCTGCCGAATGTCGTCACCTCCATGGAATTTGAGCGGCTGCTGTCTGCCTCCGGCCCCACCATGGGACATGTGGTGCGGCCCTCGGACAAAGAGGAGCCCAAAAAGATTGCCTGGTTCCAGTGCGTGGGCTCCCGGGATATGAACAAGTGCGACAACTCCTACTGCTCCTCGGTGTGCTGTATGTATGCCATCAAGGAGGCGGTTATCGCCAAGGAGCATATCGGGGATGATCTTGACTGCTCCATATTTTTTATGGATATGCGGACCCCGGGCAAGGATTTTGAAAAATTCTATGACGGCGCCAAGAACAAAAGCGGCGTACGGTTTGTGCGAAGCCGGGTGCATACCATAACGCCGGTGGGCGATACCGGCGATCTGGAGCTTCGGTATGCAGATGAAAACGGCGAGATTCAGACCGAGACTTTTGGCATGATCGTGCTCTCAGTGGGGCTTCAGACCCCGCCGCAGCTGATCGAGCTTTCAAAGAAGCTGGGCGTTGATCTGACACCGGGCAATTTCGCCAAAACCGACACATTCAACCCGGTGGCCACTTCGGTTCCGGGCATCTTTGCCTGCGGCGCCTTCCAGGGCCCCAAGGACATCCCCCAGTCTGTGATTGACTCCAGTGCGGCGGCCGCAGCCTCCTCTGAACTTCTGGCATCCGCCCGGAACACGCAGATCAAGGAGCGCGAGATCCCGCCGGAAACCGACGTCAAGGGTGATCGGCCCAAGATCGGGGTCTTTGTCTGCTCATGCGGCATCAACATCGCCGGTGTCGTGGATGTGGAAAAGGTTGTGGAATATGCATCCACCCTGCCATATGTGGAGTTTACCACGAACAACCTCTTCTCCTGCTCCCAGGACACCCAGGATAAGATGGCGGAGCTGATCAAGGAAAAGGGTTTAAACCGGATCGTGGTGGCAGCCTGCACGCCTAAAACCCATGAGCCGCTCTTTCAGGAGACCCTGACGGATGCGGGCCTGAATAAATACCTCTTTGAAATGACCAATATCCGGAACCAGGATTCCTGGGTGCATAAAAACAATCCGGAGATGGCCACGGAAAAGGCCAAGGATCTGGTCCGGATGGCGGTAGCCAAAGTGGCCCGGATGGAGCCTTTGAAAGAAACCGAACTGCCGATCAACCAGACCGCCATGGTCGTGGGCGGCGGCATCTCCGGCATGGCAGCGGCAAAAAGCCTTGCCGACCAGGGGTTTGAAACCCACCTGATCGAGCAGACCGACCATCTGGGCGGGCAGGCAATAAACCTCTACCATACGGCCAAGGGCGAGCTGGTTCAGGAGAAGCTTAAGGAAATGGTGGACGCCATTAACAGCCATGACAAGCTTAAGGTGCACCTGAATACCTCGCTTGAAAAAGTCGACGGGTTTGTGGGCAACTTCGAGTCCAAACTATCCAAATCCGGCAAGGAGGCGGAATTGCTGGAGCATGGCGTGGTCATGCTGGCTACCGGAGCCGCCCCCTATACCCCGGAGGAATACAGCTACGGCACCGATGAACGGATACTGACCGCCCTTGAGCTGGACCGGAAGTTCAATGACAATGATCCCATGCTGGATAAAGTCAACGGGGCAGTGTTTATTCAGTGTGTGGGCTCCAGAGAGCCCGGCCGCATGTACTGCTCCCGGGTCTGCTGCACGCATTCCATTGAAAATGCCATTGCCTTAAAGAAACGAAACCCCGAGATGAACGTCTATATCCTGTACCGGGATATCCGGACATACGGGGAAAAAGAATACCTATACAAACAGGCCCGGGAGGAAGGGGTTATTTTTATCCGGTTCTCCCTGGATGACAAGCCGAAAGTTGAAGTCAAAGACGACGGCGTGGCCGTCACCGTCACCGACCACATCCTGAACCGGCCGATTGAATTAAATGTGGATCTCGTCACACTGGCCACCGCCATTATCCCCTACGGGGACACCCGGCTGGCCAATTTCTTCAAGGTGCCCATGAATGAAGACGGCTTCTTTATTGAACGCCACGCAAAGCTTGGGCCGGCGGAATTCTCCACCGACGGCGTGTTCCTCTGCGGCATGGCGCATTATCCGAAGCCTATCGACGAATCCATCGCCCAGGCCAAAGCTGCGGCATCCCGGGCGGTCACCCTGCTCTCCCAGGATAAACTTTTCAGCAGCGGCACGGTGGCAGAAGTCGACCCGTCGATTTGCGCGGAATGCGGAGTCTGTGTTTCGATATGCCCCTATTCGGCGCCGTCCTTTACTGAAGAGGGCCGGTTTGCCGGGAGGGCCCAGGTCAACCCGGCGCTTTGCAAGGGCTGCGGCCTCTGCGTGGCGTCCTGCCGATCCGGCGCGATTCATCTGAAAGGGTTTGATACCGATCAGATCATGTCCCAGATTTTTGAAATGAATGCGGCGATTTAA
- a CDS encoding SMP-30/gluconolactonase/LRE family protein, translating to MLKKLLAAMGILIALLVVYLLTWPVPIDPKAWETPPNPGYTGDFKSNTRLSGIEKLPLAGLHGPEDIAVDKQGRIYAPTHEGIIVRLENASAEPEKWADTGGRPLGIEFDAAGSLIVADGYRGLLSVAPSGEITVLATEADGRPIRYADDVDVAKDGKIYFSDASAKFSPADFGGTLATSLVDIMEHGGHGRLLVYEPATGNTKTLADGINFANGVAVSPDQRYVLVNETGTYRVLRYWLTGPDKGTVEPLIEALPGFPDNIAAGRDGRFWVAFVSPRNPLLDKLSDKPLIRKMIQRIPVPLRPKPAHYGHVMAIDENGRVVQNLQHPNPAVPLNTSVTETDRYLYIGSLTTDFIPRLPKSRAGL from the coding sequence GTGCTAAAAAAATTACTCGCTGCAATGGGAATTTTAATCGCGCTGCTGGTGGTTTACCTGCTGACCTGGCCGGTGCCCATTGACCCCAAAGCCTGGGAGACTCCGCCGAATCCGGGATATACGGGCGATTTTAAATCCAATACCCGGCTCTCCGGCATTGAAAAGCTTCCCCTGGCAGGCCTCCATGGACCGGAGGATATCGCCGTTGATAAACAGGGCCGTATCTATGCCCCCACCCATGAGGGGATCATCGTCCGACTGGAAAACGCTTCGGCAGAACCGGAAAAATGGGCGGATACCGGCGGCCGGCCCCTGGGCATTGAATTTGACGCAGCCGGCAGCCTGATTGTGGCGGACGGCTATCGCGGCCTGCTGTCCGTGGCGCCATCCGGAGAGATCACCGTCCTTGCCACCGAGGCGGATGGCCGGCCCATCCGATATGCGGATGATGTGGATGTGGCAAAAGACGGAAAAATCTATTTTTCAGACGCCTCCGCCAAATTTTCGCCGGCGGATTTCGGGGGCACACTGGCGACCAGTCTAGTGGATATCATGGAACACGGCGGACACGGCCGCCTCCTGGTTTATGAGCCGGCCACCGGAAACACCAAAACCCTTGCTGACGGCATCAATTTTGCCAATGGCGTGGCAGTCAGCCCGGACCAGCGGTATGTGCTGGTCAATGAGACCGGCACCTATCGGGTACTTCGCTACTGGCTGACCGGCCCCGACAAAGGAACGGTTGAACCCCTGATTGAAGCCCTGCCCGGATTTCCGGATAACATCGCCGCCGGCAGGGACGGCCGGTTCTGGGTGGCGTTTGTTTCCCCCCGCAATCCCCTGCTGGACAAGCTCTCGGACAAGCCGCTGATCCGGAAAATGATTCAGCGGATCCCGGTGCCGCTTCGGCCCAAGCCCGCCCACTATGGGCATGTGATGGCCATTGACGAGAACGGCCGGGTCGTCCAAAACCTCCAGCATCCGAATCCGGCGGTACCGTTGAACACCAGTGTCACTGAAACCGATAGGTACCTCTACATCGGCAGCCTGACCACAGATTTTATTCCCCGGCTGCCCAAATCCAGGGCCGGGCTCTAA
- a CDS encoding alpha/beta fold hydrolase, with amino-acid sequence MDKKKQMNKEITEATHPNKQPVARPPSLNNFNLEFSINIVSSQVQRIRKSAVRFVANDLFTRWINFTYDFYSKIYEGQLRLGLPVSQELLKSREEIRARAAGKLALTLYHIFLQVTGIRVPRSGIKDILITELEAGNLQLTENVIILTRSQLKYLAINRCKIPGYFFSAILEEATSRRILKETLKNNRLPAYFDSEIEENTQNGRGDYEFVFYRDYTEEGKEIKFRRLVSIEDVTSGDNRPSVLMIPGFVNNSNCYDLSNKQSLAKDMADKGHWVYLFDPRGMGINQGKFDPWYTVDTLIDYDLPTVLQFIYQRSKKKPSVLVGHSMGGIIAENMVLNWSLRRHLNHIDDLTAEQKALLNQLLPAADVAAENLKQVRGIISMGSPKFFNRHSHVIFPTMLWLNHLSRIFRLQQVPVKEAMMFLSNMPGLSQATNQLVKTNVGDLNFLMCPENHISDNNFFTKQYIHNAIESVPLGLGFQFLKAIYNGEGFKRMDQSRFNYSTHLNYFSKDIPLFHIWGDKDPLAPPDNVYYSKSYPHKRKKIYHIESYRDIERIDIADTRSQVIDFVIENANHLDLLYGKVAQEIVYPLLLKIIEQVWGDWSYEAMKKDSAA; translated from the coding sequence ATGGATAAGAAAAAACAGATGAATAAAGAAATAACAGAGGCGACGCATCCGAATAAACAGCCTGTCGCCAGGCCGCCTTCCCTGAATAATTTTAACTTGGAGTTTTCAATAAATATCGTTTCCAGCCAGGTCCAGCGCATCCGAAAATCCGCGGTGCGGTTTGTGGCCAACGATCTGTTCACCCGATGGATTAACTTTACCTATGACTTTTACAGCAAAATCTATGAGGGCCAGCTGCGGCTGGGGCTTCCCGTATCCCAGGAGCTGCTTAAATCCCGTGAGGAAATCCGCGCCCGGGCGGCCGGCAAACTGGCGCTGACCCTGTATCATATATTCCTCCAGGTCACGGGGATCAGAGTGCCGCGAAGCGGGATTAAAGACATATTGATCACCGAATTGGAAGCCGGCAATCTGCAGCTTACCGAAAACGTTATCATCCTGACCCGCAGCCAGCTGAAATACCTGGCAATAAACCGGTGTAAAATACCCGGCTATTTTTTCTCAGCCATTCTGGAGGAGGCCACCAGTCGGCGCATCCTTAAGGAAACCCTTAAAAACAACCGCCTGCCGGCCTATTTTGACAGCGAAATCGAGGAAAACACCCAAAACGGCCGGGGGGATTATGAATTCGTTTTTTACCGGGATTATACCGAGGAAGGCAAGGAAATCAAATTCCGCCGGCTTGTGAGCATTGAAGATGTTACCTCCGGCGACAACCGGCCGTCCGTACTCATGATCCCGGGCTTTGTTAATAACAGCAACTGCTATGACCTCTCCAACAAACAGTCTTTGGCCAAGGATATGGCGGATAAAGGGCATTGGGTCTATTTATTCGATCCCCGCGGCATGGGCATCAACCAGGGCAAATTCGACCCCTGGTATACCGTGGACACGCTGATTGACTATGATCTGCCCACGGTGCTGCAATTTATTTATCAGCGCAGCAAGAAAAAACCCTCGGTTCTGGTTGGCCATAGCATGGGGGGGATTATCGCCGAAAACATGGTGCTGAACTGGAGCCTTCGGCGGCATTTAAACCATATCGACGATCTCACCGCCGAGCAGAAAGCCCTGCTCAACCAGCTGCTGCCGGCGGCGGACGTGGCCGCCGAAAATCTGAAGCAGGTCCGCGGCATCATCTCCATGGGGTCTCCCAAATTCTTCAACCGGCATTCCCATGTTATTTTCCCGACCATGTTGTGGCTAAACCATCTGTCCCGCATCTTCCGGCTGCAGCAGGTGCCGGTTAAAGAGGCCATGATGTTTTTGTCCAATATGCCGGGGTTGAGCCAGGCCACGAATCAGCTGGTGAAAACCAATGTGGGCGATCTCAATTTCCTCATGTGCCCGGAGAACCATATTTCCGACAATAACTTCTTCACCAAACAATACATCCATAATGCCATTGAATCCGTGCCGTTGGGACTGGGATTTCAGTTTCTCAAAGCCATCTACAACGGCGAAGGGTTCAAGCGCATGGACCAGAGCCGGTTCAACTATTCCACCCATCTCAACTACTTTTCAAAGGATATCCCCCTGTTTCATATCTGGGGGGATAAGGACCCGCTGGCGCCGCCGGATAATGTGTATTACAGCAAATCATACCCGCATAAGCGCAAGAAAATCTATCATATTGAATCCTATCGGGATATTGAGCGGATTGATATTGCGGACACCAGAAGCCAGGTGATCGATTTTGTGATTGAAAACGCCAATCACCTGGATCTGCTCTATGGGAAAGTGGCCCAGGAAATCGTCTATCCGCTCCTCTTAAAAATCATCGAACAGGTCTGGGGCGACTGGTCGTATGAGGCCATGAAAAAAGATTCCGCCGCGTAA